One Cellulomonas sp. Y8 DNA segment encodes these proteins:
- the rplC gene encoding 50S ribosomal protein L3, which translates to MVTQQNARPVTAVLGTKLGMTQVWDDNGRLVPVTVVSVGTNVVTQVRSAEADGYAAVQLAYGQVDPRKVTKPLKGHFEKAGVTPRRHVAEIRTPDAAEYTLGQEITAEAFAAGALVDVIGTTKGKGTAGVMKRHGFSGVGASHGAHRNHRKPGSIGGASTPSRVFKGLRMAGRMGHARQTTQNLTVHAVDAEKGLLLLKGAVPGPKRGVVVVRTAVKGA; encoded by the coding sequence ATGGTTACCCAGCAGAACGCGCGCCCCGTCACGGCGGTGCTCGGCACGAAGCTCGGCATGACGCAGGTGTGGGACGACAACGGTCGTCTCGTCCCCGTCACGGTCGTCTCGGTCGGCACCAACGTCGTGACCCAGGTGCGCTCCGCTGAGGCCGACGGCTACGCCGCGGTTCAGCTGGCCTACGGCCAGGTGGACCCGCGCAAGGTCACGAAGCCGCTGAAGGGCCACTTCGAGAAGGCGGGGGTCACCCCCCGTCGGCACGTGGCCGAGATCCGGACGCCGGACGCCGCCGAGTACACGCTCGGCCAGGAGATCACCGCGGAGGCCTTCGCGGCCGGCGCGCTGGTCGACGTCATCGGCACCACCAAGGGCAAGGGCACCGCCGGTGTCATGAAGCGCCACGGGTTCTCCGGCGTGGGCGCCTCGCACGGTGCGCACCGCAACCACCGCAAGCCGGGCTCGATCGGTGGCGCCTCGACGCCGTCGCGCGTGTTCAAGGGCCTGCGGATGGCCGGTCGCATGGGCCACGCCCGCCAGACCACCCAGAACCTGACCGTCCACGCGGTCGACGCCGAGAAGGGTCTGCTGCTGCTCAAGGGCGCGG
- the rpsJ gene encoding 30S ribosomal protein S10 codes for MAGQKIRIRLKSYDHEVIDSSARKIVDTVSRAGATVVGPVPLPTEKNVFVVIRSPHKYKDSREHFEMRTHKRLIDIIDPTPKAVDSLMRLDLPADVNIEIKL; via the coding sequence ATGGCGGGACAGAAGATCCGCATCCGGCTCAAGTCCTACGACCACGAGGTCATCGACAGCTCGGCGCGCAAGATCGTCGACACGGTGAGCCGCGCTGGTGCGACGGTCGTGGGCCCGGTGCCGCTCCCGACGGAGAAGAACGTCTTCGTCGTCATCCGGTCGCCCCACAAGTACAAGGACAGCCGCGAGCACTTCGAGATGCGCACGCACAAGCGGCTCATCGACATCATCGATCCCACGCCGAAGGCGGTCGACTCGCTCATGCGTCTCGACCTGCCCGCGGACGTGAACATCGAGATCAAGCTCTGA